Proteins from one Paraburkholderia sp. BL10I2N1 genomic window:
- a CDS encoding EAL domain-containing protein, which produces MSTVDELTLPRLLPRIVRDGAGWSANWRSITLYSVFQPVLSITHQRIVGYEALLRATDPAGNPVRPDILFAQAEAHANAPILDRLSRCLHVANFVEQKIDTCWLFLNALPQVFETRWPHRAFIDELSAHFGLPHERIVIELLEQPAGDEAAVARTLAATRPRDFLIAIDDFGTGFSNFDRVWRFRPDIVKLDRSLIARAGKREGDETLMTHLIAMLHQAGTLVLAEGVETDDELMILMQADVDFVQGFWFGQPQTSVQAAGAAAPCLIESMWQKYAAYDVANARYQRLGFESFAEAVRAGAMVFAATGDLPQAAEHVFRVSEARRVFVLDANGLQQRPSVASHDVGPPPARLAPLFPDTLCNWSRRAYFRHALAAPGRVAMMGPHYSLTEGEDCYTTAIAINGKDGLEVFCADFLPDRSRAGPR; this is translated from the coding sequence ATGTCCACCGTCGACGAACTGACGCTCCCCCGCCTCCTTCCCCGTATCGTGCGGGATGGCGCCGGCTGGTCGGCCAACTGGCGTTCGATCACGCTCTATAGCGTGTTCCAGCCGGTTCTGTCGATCACGCACCAGCGCATCGTCGGCTACGAGGCGCTTTTGCGCGCGACTGATCCGGCGGGCAACCCGGTGAGACCGGACATCCTCTTCGCGCAGGCCGAAGCGCATGCCAATGCGCCCATCCTGGACCGTCTGTCGCGGTGTCTGCACGTCGCGAATTTCGTCGAACAGAAGATCGACACCTGCTGGCTCTTCCTCAATGCACTGCCGCAGGTCTTCGAGACACGCTGGCCGCATCGCGCTTTCATCGACGAGCTGTCCGCGCATTTCGGGCTGCCGCACGAGCGCATCGTGATCGAACTGCTGGAGCAGCCCGCTGGCGACGAAGCCGCGGTCGCGCGCACGCTCGCGGCCACGCGGCCGCGCGACTTTCTGATTGCGATCGACGATTTCGGCACCGGCTTCTCGAACTTCGACCGCGTCTGGCGTTTCCGGCCGGATATCGTGAAACTGGACCGGTCGCTGATCGCTCGCGCGGGCAAGCGAGAGGGTGACGAGACGCTGATGACCCATCTGATTGCCATGCTGCATCAGGCGGGAACGCTCGTTCTCGCGGAAGGCGTCGAAACCGACGATGAACTGATGATCCTGATGCAGGCGGACGTCGACTTCGTGCAGGGCTTCTGGTTCGGACAGCCGCAGACTTCGGTGCAAGCCGCGGGCGCCGCCGCGCCTTGCCTGATCGAATCGATGTGGCAAAAGTACGCCGCCTACGATGTCGCGAACGCGCGTTATCAGCGGCTCGGTTTCGAGAGCTTTGCGGAAGCCGTCCGCGCCGGCGCCATGGTGTTTGCCGCGACCGGCGATCTCCCGCAGGCGGCTGAACATGTGTTCCGCGTGAGCGAAGCGCGCCGGGTCTTCGTACTCGATGCGAACGGACTCCAACAGCGGCCGTCCGTCGCTTCGCACGATGTCGGGCCGCCGCCAGCGCGGCTCGCCCCGCTCTTTCCCGACACGCTTTGCAACTGGTCGCGACGCGCCTACTTCCGGCATGCACTGGCGGCTCCCGGGCGGGTCGCGATGATGGGACCGCACTATTCGCTGACCGAGGGCGAGGACTGCTACACGACCGCCATCGCGATCAACGGCAAGGACGGCCTCGAAGTGTTCTGTGCCGACTTTCTACCCGACCGTTCGAGGGCCGGACCACGCTGA
- a CDS encoding DNA-binding protein, which translates to MSNIQLDIEWTEAASRKIEKLMPRGNQEAFLALPPVECLPMEGDVLFLGPAGKQQPFIVAERQYHHEGDADWTIILILDVPQATH; encoded by the coding sequence ATGAGTAACATCCAGCTGGACATCGAATGGACTGAAGCGGCATCCCGCAAGATCGAAAAACTGATGCCGCGTGGCAACCAGGAAGCGTTCCTTGCACTGCCGCCCGTCGAATGCCTGCCCATGGAAGGCGACGTGCTGTTTCTGGGCCCGGCGGGCAAGCAGCAACCGTTTATCGTCGCCGAACGCCAGTACCACCACGAGGGCGACGCGGACTGGACCATTATTCTGATCCTCGACGTACCGCAAGCCACGCACTAA
- the arfB gene encoding alternative ribosome rescue aminoacyl-tRNA hydrolase ArfB → MISRYPIPLNEIELTAVRAQGAGGQNVNKVSSAIHLRFDVHASSLPDVLKMRLLALSDHRLTRDGVVIIKAQEHRTQEMNRAAALARLDELIQSVSVARKARVATRPTRASNMRRLEGKSKRSEIKAGRGRVSD, encoded by the coding sequence ATGATCTCACGTTACCCAATCCCGCTAAACGAAATCGAACTGACTGCCGTGCGTGCGCAAGGGGCGGGCGGACAGAACGTCAACAAGGTGTCGAGCGCCATTCACCTGCGCTTCGACGTGCATGCATCTTCGTTGCCTGACGTACTCAAGATGCGTCTGCTCGCGCTCTCCGATCATCGGTTGACACGCGATGGCGTGGTCATCATCAAGGCGCAGGAGCACCGGACCCAGGAAATGAATCGCGCAGCGGCGCTCGCCCGTCTGGACGAACTGATTCAGAGCGTCAGCGTGGCCCGCAAGGCGCGCGTCGCCACGCGTCCGACCCGCGCGTCCAATATGCGCCGGCTCGAAGGCAAGTCAAAGCGTAGTGAGATCAAGGCCGGGCGTGGACGTGTGAGCGACTGA
- a CDS encoding VC0807 family protein, with protein sequence MKLRASFLFELAVNLVLPWLAYRLSVPHWGETGGLIASAVPPLVWSAIELARFRRVDALSVMVLLGIVLSIAAMALGGSPRMLLLRESLVSGAVGVTFLFSLAMPRPLVFYLARATVAREMADGAARIEALWHERPAFVSVLRLMTAVWGAGLTGETTLRAWMAMTWPVERFLVVSPFIGYGIYGALLLWTVWYRKGMRDRATAGGEEADGVTG encoded by the coding sequence ATGAAACTACGCGCGAGCTTCCTCTTCGAGCTGGCAGTCAACCTGGTGTTACCGTGGCTTGCCTACCGGCTCTCGGTCCCGCATTGGGGAGAGACGGGCGGGCTGATTGCATCCGCCGTGCCGCCGCTCGTCTGGAGCGCGATTGAGCTGGCCCGCTTCCGGCGTGTCGATGCGTTGAGCGTGATGGTACTGCTCGGCATCGTACTGTCGATTGCGGCGATGGCGCTTGGCGGCAGCCCTCGCATGTTGTTACTGCGTGAATCGCTCGTGTCCGGCGCAGTCGGCGTCACGTTCCTGTTTTCGCTCGCGATGCCGCGACCGCTTGTGTTCTATCTGGCACGTGCCACGGTCGCGCGCGAAATGGCTGACGGCGCAGCGCGCATTGAAGCATTGTGGCACGAGCGTCCCGCCTTTGTGTCCGTGCTTCGGCTGATGACCGCCGTCTGGGGTGCTGGCCTGACCGGCGAAACCACCCTGCGCGCGTGGATGGCGATGACGTGGCCTGTCGAGCGTTTTCTCGTCGTATCGCCGTTTATCGGCTACGGCATCTATGGCGCGTTGCTGCTGTGGACCGTGTGGTACCGCAAAGGGATGCGTGATCGCGCCACAGCCGGTGGCGAAGAGGCCGATGGCGTCACGGGCTGA
- the recD gene encoding exodeoxyribonuclease V subunit alpha — MSTFDLAPLDIEVSLPTPADFSTALAEGFARRLGILTKRLGGGAMSVRWAQRTAFAISRATGEGHVCVPLHVLADRYEASVEEVREALFASGVACDGVAEAAALRPLVVDRQGRIYLARYYDYERRLARSLVAHARGDGARDVDPQAASGSGGNGETDDPSALRARLLRYFGVPRDAAVDWQRVAAVMALSGRLTVVSGGPGTGKTTTVTGVLACLLDASPDLRIALAAPTGKAAQRMQEALLGRAGDLPPDIVARLPQTSYTLHRLLGSGPGGRFRHHRDNPLPYDVIVIDEASMIDVAMAAHLLDAIAPQTRLVLLGDKDQLAAVEAGAVFAELSAQPAFSAKGTARVAAALGINASQLAASLPVAEASTPDPLPPGDDLFADATHGERTAIASPQQNREPAALADAVVWLERNYRFGLESPIGQLSLAIRRGDPQAALATLTPDPGGPCAAAFYEDPGPAPGDRTIARLANGFALYAEALSVALASTIPEPAPLFDALNRFRVLCATRSGLRGVDQINALMAAQIRRVARVPLAVGASWFAGRPVMVTRNDYALGLFNGDIGIALPGEDGVLRVYFRSGDGSLRAVSPAALPPHDTAFALTVHKSQGSEFEHAALMLPSAFSRVLSRELVYTAITRARERVEVIGSRAVLAQAIVTPTQRDSGLAARIAEAMERVG; from the coding sequence ATGAGTACGTTCGACCTGGCGCCGCTCGACATTGAAGTCTCACTTCCTACACCGGCGGATTTCAGTACGGCCCTTGCGGAAGGATTCGCGCGACGACTCGGCATCCTGACGAAACGTCTTGGCGGCGGGGCAATGAGTGTGCGCTGGGCACAACGCACGGCATTCGCAATCAGCCGCGCAACGGGCGAAGGGCATGTCTGCGTGCCGCTGCACGTGTTGGCCGACCGCTACGAGGCTTCCGTCGAGGAGGTGCGCGAAGCGTTGTTCGCGAGCGGCGTCGCTTGCGACGGAGTGGCGGAAGCGGCGGCACTCCGACCGCTGGTCGTCGATCGGCAGGGACGGATCTACCTTGCGCGCTACTACGACTACGAGCGGCGCCTCGCGCGCTCGCTTGTCGCGCACGCTCGTGGAGACGGTGCGCGCGATGTTGACCCGCAGGCTGCCTCTGGTTCTGGCGGCAACGGAGAGACCGACGATCCGTCAGCGCTCCGCGCCCGGTTGCTCCGCTACTTCGGCGTACCTCGGGACGCCGCCGTCGACTGGCAGCGCGTGGCGGCGGTGATGGCGCTATCCGGCAGGCTGACGGTGGTGAGCGGCGGCCCGGGAACCGGCAAGACGACGACGGTGACGGGCGTCCTTGCCTGCCTGCTCGATGCCTCGCCGGACTTGCGAATCGCGCTCGCCGCACCGACGGGCAAGGCGGCACAGCGCATGCAGGAAGCGCTGCTCGGCCGTGCGGGTGATCTGCCGCCCGATATCGTCGCCCGGCTGCCGCAGACCTCGTACACATTGCACCGGCTCCTTGGGAGCGGGCCTGGCGGTCGCTTCCGGCATCACCGGGACAACCCGTTGCCCTACGATGTGATCGTGATCGACGAAGCGTCGATGATCGACGTCGCGATGGCTGCTCATCTGCTCGATGCGATCGCGCCGCAGACGCGTCTCGTGTTGCTCGGCGACAAGGATCAGCTCGCGGCAGTCGAAGCCGGCGCCGTGTTCGCCGAACTCAGCGCGCAGCCGGCATTCAGCGCAAAGGGCACCGCAAGGGTTGCAGCGGCATTGGGCATCAACGCATCTCAGCTTGCGGCATCGCTGCCGGTTGCCGAGGCGAGCACGCCTGACCCGCTGCCGCCTGGCGACGATCTTTTCGCCGACGCAACTCATGGAGAACGGACAGCCATCGCAAGTCCGCAGCAAAACCGCGAACCGGCCGCACTCGCTGACGCCGTCGTCTGGCTTGAGCGCAACTACCGCTTTGGCCTGGAATCGCCGATCGGACAGCTCTCGCTGGCGATCCGGCGCGGCGATCCACAGGCCGCGCTCGCGACCTTGACTCCCGACCCGGGAGGTCCATGCGCCGCAGCATTCTACGAAGACCCGGGGCCGGCTCCAGGGGATCGCACTATCGCAAGACTCGCGAACGGCTTTGCCCTTTATGCGGAAGCGCTCTCTGTGGCGCTTGCCTCGACCATACCGGAGCCGGCTCCGCTTTTCGATGCGCTGAACCGCTTTCGTGTTCTGTGTGCGACGCGCTCGGGTCTGCGCGGTGTCGATCAGATCAACGCGCTGATGGCCGCGCAGATACGCCGCGTGGCGCGCGTGCCGCTGGCAGTCGGCGCCAGCTGGTTTGCGGGCCGGCCTGTGATGGTTACGCGCAACGATTACGCGCTTGGACTCTTCAATGGTGACATCGGGATTGCGCTGCCGGGCGAAGACGGTGTGCTACGTGTGTATTTCCGTTCGGGCGACGGCAGTCTGCGGGCTGTATCGCCCGCGGCGCTGCCGCCGCACGATACGGCGTTCGCGCTGACGGTCCACAAGTCGCAAGGCTCGGAGTTCGAACACGCGGCGCTGATGCTGCCTTCGGCGTTCAGCCGCGTGCTGTCGCGTGAACTGGTCTATACGGCGATTACACGAGCGCGTGAGCGAGTCGAAGTGATCGGCTCACGCGCGGTGCTGGCGCAGGCGATCGTGACGCCTACGCAGCGCGACTCCGGCCTCGCGGCGCGCATTGCCGAGGCCATGGAGCGTGTGGGATGA
- a CDS encoding YdcF family protein: MIAIAGLTLFWLLSAGWLTAPLLAWAQAGVQPVAHATFSGRPAIILLGSGTEYDDNEHLIPKHDGFARIEKTADLYTICTRIASHCTVIVSGGNPQRHEAAEADVYLPWLLRKGVARPDIILENASRTTYENAKYVTPILAREHYDSLILVTSAHQMRRALLDFRRFDITPQPVVSNTRRAQTGVLPRYANLVNAEIAMHELIGIAQFHVYRAIGWF, encoded by the coding sequence ATGATTGCCATCGCTGGCCTGACGCTCTTCTGGTTGCTGTCGGCGGGATGGTTGACAGCACCGCTGCTCGCCTGGGCTCAGGCCGGCGTGCAGCCGGTTGCGCATGCAACTTTCTCAGGGCGCCCCGCAATCATCCTGCTCGGCAGCGGCACCGAATACGACGATAACGAACACCTCATTCCGAAACACGATGGCTTCGCCCGAATCGAAAAAACCGCCGACCTGTACACGATCTGCACGCGTATCGCATCCCACTGCACGGTGATCGTGAGCGGCGGCAACCCGCAACGGCACGAAGCCGCCGAAGCAGACGTCTATCTGCCCTGGCTGCTGCGCAAGGGCGTCGCGCGACCTGACATCATTCTTGAGAACGCAAGCCGTACCACGTACGAAAATGCAAAGTACGTCACCCCTATTCTGGCCCGCGAACATTACGATTCGTTGATACTGGTCACCTCAGCTCATCAGATGCGACGGGCATTGCTGGATTTCAGGCGCTTTGACATCACGCCGCAGCCTGTCGTGTCGAACACCCGTCGCGCCCAGACGGGCGTGTTGCCGCGCTACGCCAATCTCGTCAATGCAGAAATCGCCATGCATGAATTGATCGGTATTGCACAATTTCACGTCTATCGGGCAATCGGCTGGTTTTGA
- a CDS encoding putative quinol monooxygenase, which yields MAEIAVVAISVAKPGYEVQLRAALEGIVAPTRSEAGALQYDLHQDLHEPRRFVFVERWESEAALAAHAKSAHISACRQAVADWVEQAEIRVVSKIA from the coding sequence ATGGCGGAAATTGCAGTGGTGGCAATCTCGGTGGCGAAACCTGGTTATGAGGTGCAGTTGCGCGCCGCGCTCGAAGGTATCGTGGCCCCGACGCGCAGCGAGGCGGGCGCGTTGCAATACGATCTGCATCAGGATCTGCATGAGCCGCGTCGCTTCGTCTTCGTCGAACGATGGGAAAGCGAGGCGGCGCTGGCGGCACACGCGAAGTCAGCCCATATATCGGCCTGCAGACAGGCGGTGGCGGACTGGGTCGAGCAAGCGGAAATTCGCGTGGTGTCGAAGATCGCCTGA
- the recB gene encoding exodeoxyribonuclease V subunit beta, with translation MSGTMGTHATATRELDVFACPLDGVNQIEASAGTGKTWNICALYVRLLLEKNFNADQILVVTFTKAATAELHERIRGRLTELQRAIETDDDGGDPFIAQLFETTLAPEGGIDRQAAAKVVRRALRTFDQAAIHTIHAFCQRALQEAPFAAAMPFAFEMEADDASLRFELAADFWRERVEPVAAAHPAFAAWLVAKGAGPASLDQQLARRLKKPLAQLRWGGTDAAKTGGTADTQTRFDTARELWRAERDAIASLLEESQDRLSKTSHKPDALSAAIAAWTAYFAGDDAHAPPPREALKLTASALKKATKVKFEPPEHPFFALADELAAAVVAAEAAQRARWLMLVQTWLETAPAELAARKRTRRVVSFDDLLSNLYQALTAHSWLADALRARYPAALIDEFQDTDPLQFAIFDRIFAPAGPLFLVGDPKQAIYSFRAADLHTYLAARDAASARYTLAVNQRSTQPVVVACNRIFEANPQAFVLEGLAYQPVRAGKRQRQPFIDSRGQSGDFRIWMLPDGERALTKREAQRQAGEACAAEIVRLLRGAREGTVAIGNTPLKPGNIAVLVQTHRQGSLIKRVLASWGVGSVELAQASVFGTLDAEQIERVLAAVDTPGDLRRLRAALATDWLGLDAAALWRLAQMTDAPSSADDPAHAGDAMNWVERFSRYRTLWRERGFAVMWRTLMRELRVAQRLVSRQDGERRLTDVNHLAELIQARAATQPGIAPTLRWLAAQRAQGGGEEAQLRLESDRNLVQIVTVHKSKGLEYAVVFCPFLNDGSLRDPPSSGLPDAREYHDDEGAAVLHYGCDDDEAGRAQRHAAREQAAERARLVYVALTRAVYRCYLVGGVYLSSRSTKESRRSVLNWLVAGKGHEFDNWRSDPPDESMLSDRWHALAGGPVSIEALPPVTRRVPLESGQIDSAGMQARMNRRLLRDQWRMASFSGLVAAGARSEEFAAPVEEARPDHDEIADAVSGPTLLVAPRPAHAPDDILAFPRGAAAGECLHLMFELADFASRETWPKAIARALRERPAQAVPELAQRMPAMMHNLLADVVATELVPGMTLAALNPKRRLNELEFLFPATALDFPALRELLLAHGYPDVALEPGVLRGFVKGFIDMIVEHDGRYWVVDWKSNHLGDTPEDYGAASLETAMASHAYHLQALLYIVALHRYLRARVRGYTYETHIGGYLYLFVRGVRPAWRDVEGTAGVHARLPSAALIFALNALMDGDAA, from the coding sequence TCGCCAGGCGGCAGCGAAGGTTGTGCGCCGGGCGCTGCGTACTTTCGACCAGGCGGCGATTCACACCATTCACGCGTTCTGTCAGCGCGCGTTGCAGGAAGCGCCGTTCGCGGCTGCCATGCCGTTTGCGTTCGAAATGGAAGCGGATGATGCGTCGCTGCGGTTCGAGCTTGCCGCGGATTTCTGGCGCGAACGCGTCGAACCGGTAGCGGCCGCGCATCCGGCGTTCGCTGCCTGGCTGGTGGCGAAGGGGGCAGGGCCAGCATCATTGGACCAGCAACTGGCCCGGCGCCTCAAAAAGCCGCTGGCGCAACTGCGGTGGGGCGGCACCGATGCCGCTAAGACCGGCGGCACGGCCGACACGCAAACCCGCTTCGACACCGCACGCGAGCTCTGGCGTGCGGAACGCGATGCGATTGCGAGTCTGCTCGAAGAATCGCAGGACCGCCTGAGCAAAACGTCGCACAAGCCGGACGCACTAAGTGCGGCGATTGCGGCGTGGACCGCGTATTTCGCCGGCGACGACGCCCATGCACCGCCTCCGCGTGAGGCATTGAAGCTGACTGCGTCCGCGCTGAAGAAAGCGACGAAGGTCAAGTTCGAGCCGCCCGAACACCCATTCTTCGCTTTGGCAGATGAGCTGGCGGCCGCGGTCGTGGCGGCCGAGGCGGCACAGCGTGCCCGCTGGCTCATGCTCGTGCAGACATGGCTCGAAACCGCGCCAGCCGAACTCGCGGCACGCAAGCGTACGCGTCGCGTGGTGTCGTTCGATGACCTGCTGTCGAATCTGTATCAAGCGCTCACCGCTCATTCGTGGCTCGCCGACGCGTTGCGCGCCCGCTATCCCGCCGCGTTGATCGACGAGTTCCAGGACACCGACCCGCTGCAGTTTGCGATCTTCGATCGCATCTTCGCGCCGGCCGGACCATTGTTTCTTGTCGGCGATCCCAAACAGGCGATCTACAGTTTCCGTGCTGCCGATCTGCATACCTATCTCGCCGCACGCGACGCTGCGTCCGCGCGCTACACGCTGGCAGTCAATCAGCGCTCGACGCAGCCGGTGGTCGTTGCCTGCAACCGCATCTTCGAAGCGAATCCGCAGGCGTTCGTGCTGGAAGGGCTCGCTTATCAGCCGGTTCGCGCCGGCAAGCGGCAACGTCAGCCATTCATCGATTCACGCGGGCAGAGCGGCGACTTTCGCATCTGGATGCTGCCGGATGGCGAGCGTGCGCTGACGAAGCGCGAAGCGCAGCGGCAGGCCGGTGAGGCCTGCGCCGCGGAGATCGTGCGCCTGTTGCGCGGGGCGCGCGAGGGCACGGTAGCGATCGGCAATACACCACTCAAACCCGGCAACATCGCGGTGCTCGTGCAGACGCACCGCCAGGGAAGCCTGATCAAACGCGTGCTGGCAAGCTGGGGTGTTGGCAGCGTCGAACTGGCTCAGGCGTCCGTGTTCGGAACGCTCGATGCCGAACAGATCGAGCGCGTTCTGGCCGCTGTCGATACACCCGGCGATCTGCGCCGTTTGCGCGCCGCGCTCGCCACCGACTGGCTTGGCCTCGATGCGGCCGCGTTGTGGCGGCTCGCACAGATGACGGACGCGCCATCGTCTGCAGACGATCCCGCCCATGCCGGCGACGCGATGAACTGGGTCGAGCGCTTCTCGCGCTATCGCACGCTATGGCGCGAGCGCGGTTTTGCCGTAATGTGGCGCACCTTGATGCGCGAGCTTCGGGTCGCCCAACGGCTTGTCTCAAGGCAAGACGGTGAGCGGCGCCTGACTGACGTGAACCATCTCGCCGAACTCATCCAGGCGCGCGCCGCGACGCAGCCCGGCATCGCACCTACATTGCGCTGGCTGGCTGCACAGCGCGCCCAGGGCGGCGGCGAAGAGGCACAACTGCGTCTCGAATCGGACCGCAATCTGGTGCAGATCGTGACCGTCCACAAGTCGAAGGGCCTGGAGTACGCGGTCGTGTTCTGCCCGTTCCTCAACGACGGTTCGTTGCGTGATCCTCCGTCGTCGGGTTTGCCCGATGCACGTGAGTATCACGACGATGAAGGCGCGGCTGTCCTGCATTACGGCTGCGACGATGACGAAGCCGGGCGGGCCCAGCGCCATGCCGCCCGTGAACAGGCGGCCGAAAGGGCGCGCCTCGTCTACGTGGCTTTGACCCGCGCGGTCTATCGCTGTTATCTGGTTGGCGGGGTCTATCTGTCGTCGCGTTCGACGAAAGAGTCGCGCCGCAGTGTGCTCAACTGGCTGGTCGCGGGCAAAGGCCATGAGTTCGACAACTGGCGCTCCGATCCGCCCGATGAAAGCATGTTGTCCGACCGATGGCATGCACTGGCAGGTGGCCCGGTGTCGATCGAGGCGCTACCTCCCGTCACGCGCAGGGTGCCGCTCGAAAGCGGGCAGATCGACAGCGCAGGCATGCAGGCGCGTATGAACCGGCGCCTGCTACGCGACCAATGGAGGATGGCGAGTTTCAGCGGACTGGTGGCAGCGGGTGCGCGCAGCGAGGAGTTTGCTGCGCCTGTCGAAGAGGCGCGTCCCGACCATGATGAGATCGCGGACGCAGTCTCCGGGCCGACACTCCTCGTCGCGCCGCGTCCGGCGCATGCACCCGACGACATCCTGGCTTTCCCGCGTGGAGCAGCGGCCGGCGAATGTCTGCACCTGATGTTCGAACTGGCCGACTTCGCCAGCCGGGAGACATGGCCGAAAGCAATCGCTCGCGCGTTGCGCGAGCGCCCCGCGCAAGCGGTGCCCGAACTCGCGCAGCGGATGCCGGCGATGATGCACAACCTGCTGGCGGACGTCGTCGCAACCGAACTCGTGCCGGGGATGACGCTTGCCGCGCTGAACCCGAAGCGGCGTCTCAACGAACTTGAATTTCTCTTTCCTGCGACCGCGCTCGATTTCCCGGCGTTGCGCGAACTGCTGCTTGCACACGGCTACCCCGACGTTGCACTGGAGCCGGGCGTGCTGCGTGGTTTCGTCAAAGGGTTTATCGACATGATCGTCGAGCACGACGGCCGCTACTGGGTCGTCGACTGGAAGTCGAATCATCTTGGCGATACACCTGAAGACTACGGTGCCGCGTCGCTCGAGACCGCTATGGCCAGTCACGCCTATCACCTTCAGGCGCTGCTTTATATCGTCGCGCTGCATCGCTATCTGCGTGCGCGTGTACGCGGCTACACGTATGAGACGCACATCGGCGGCTATCTGTATCTGTTCGTGCGCGGGGTGCGTCCTGCGTGGAGGGATGTCGAAGGCACAGCGGGCGTGCACGCACGCCTGCCTTCGGCGGCACTGATTTTCGCGCTTAACGCGCTGATGGACGGAGACGCGGCATGA